In Rhododendron vialii isolate Sample 1 chromosome 9a, ASM3025357v1, the following are encoded in one genomic region:
- the LOC131299520 gene encoding disease resistance protein RGA2-like, with protein sequence MDVSVHNSYAQVILDRLITLANQQISLAWSFKGNLKKLHQSLTMTQALLCEAENRRITSEPLKVWLEPLNAVTSDAENLLDELKHEDNQRKCEVQNRMRNMVRGFFSLEKNHIAIGLMMANKVNTINLLDDICNSAKAIGLTPADDLIGTRGVEPREFRRTVPYIDDLIVVGRDVDVSKVIGMLLRSDVEEDLSVIAIVGMAGLGKTTLAQLVYNHEEVVRNFGDERMWICVSDNFKFERLLNVMIESLIGNKSEIQNIQGLVKKLREKINGKKYLLVLDDVLNRSESEWECMRNSLQGTSGSKGSKIIVTNRDMDVVSTMQKISPSYSLFARTTT encoded by the coding sequence atggatgTGTCTGTTCACAACTCTTATGCTCAGGTAATCCTGGACCGCTTGATTACCCTTGCGAACCAGCAGATCAGCCTAGCATGGAGTTTCAAGGGAAACCTCAAAAAGCTCCACCAAAGCTTAACAATGACTCAAGCTCTGTTATGTGAAGCTGAGAATCGAAGAATAACATCAGAACCCTTGAAAGTGTGGCTAGAGCCTCTCAATGCTGTGACCAGCGATGCCGAGAATCTGCTGGATGAGTTGAAGCACGAGGACAATCAAAGGAAGTGTGAGGTACAAAACCGAATGAGAAATATGGTACGTGGATTCTTCTCCCTCGAAAAAAATCACATCGCAATTGGTCTCATGATGGCTAACAAGGTCAACACTATCAACCTGTTAGATGATATTTGCAATAGCGCAAAAGCCATTGGACTTACACCAGCAGATGACCTCATAGGCACTAGGGGCGTTGAACCTAGGGAATTCAGGCGGACTGTACCCTATATTGATGATTTGATAGTTGTGGGGAGGGATGTTGATGTCTCGAAAGTGATAGGCATGTTGCTCCGTTCTGATGTGGAAGAAGATTTATCTGTCATTGCCATTGTAGGAATGGCTGGGTTAGGGAAAACAACCCTTGCTCAGCTAGTTTACAATCATGAGGAGGTTGTGAGAAATTTCGGGGATGAGAGAATGTGGATTTGTGTGTCtgataatttcaaatttgaaaggtTGTTGAATGTGATGATTGAATCTCTTATTGGAAACAAATCAGAGATACAAAACATTCAAGGACTAGTGAAAAAGCttagagaaaaaataaatggcAAAAAGTATTTGCTAGTGTTAGATGATGTTTTGAATAGAAGTGAAAGCGAATGGGAGTGCATGAGAAATTCTTTGCAAGGAACCAGTGGCTCCAAGGGTAGCAAAATTATAGTCACAAACCGCGACATGGATGTAGTAtcaaccatgcaaaaaatatCTCCGTCTTACTCATTGTTTGCCCGGACTACCACTTAA